The following proteins are co-located in the Conyzicola lurida genome:
- the folB gene encoding dihydroneopterin aldolase, translated as MSAPLDTITLTGLRASAFHGVFENERRDGQVFVIDVVVHLDFAAAAAGDDLELTVHYGELAEDVVAAVERDPVDLIETVAERIAQVVLERRAVQLVTVTVHKPSAPITVPFDDVAVTITRARS; from the coding sequence GTGAGCGCACCCCTCGACACCATCACCCTGACGGGGTTGCGGGCGTCGGCCTTCCACGGCGTCTTCGAGAACGAGCGACGTGACGGTCAGGTCTTCGTCATCGACGTCGTCGTGCACCTCGACTTCGCGGCGGCGGCGGCCGGCGACGACCTCGAGCTCACGGTGCACTACGGCGAACTCGCCGAAGACGTCGTCGCCGCGGTCGAGCGCGACCCGGTGGACCTGATCGAGACCGTCGCCGAGCGCATCGCCCAGGTCGTGCTCGAGCGCCGTGCCGTGCAGCTCGTCACCGTGACGGTACACAAGCCGAGCGCGCCGATCACGGTTCCGTTCGACGACGTCGCCGTGACCATTACCCGGGCGCGATCGTGA
- the folK gene encoding 2-amino-4-hydroxy-6-hydroxymethyldihydropteridine diphosphokinase, with amino-acid sequence MREQRLRVELPAVLSLGSNLGDREATIRAAVAEIAALDEVVVIAASSLVESAAVKLDGVDEEAPAYLNAVVAIRTSLDPDELLSAINTIEHDHGRVRDVRWGDRTLDIDIVDFGGLRIDTDRLTLPHPRAAERGFVLVPWLEIEPLASLLRHGRVDALPAAGLDDVHPYPARPLL; translated from the coding sequence ATGCGCGAACAGCGACTCCGCGTGGAACTCCCCGCCGTGCTGTCGCTGGGCAGCAACCTGGGCGACCGTGAGGCGACGATCCGTGCCGCCGTCGCCGAGATCGCCGCGCTCGACGAGGTCGTCGTCATCGCGGCATCCTCGCTCGTCGAATCGGCCGCGGTCAAGCTCGACGGTGTCGACGAGGAGGCGCCCGCCTATCTGAACGCGGTCGTCGCGATCCGCACCAGCCTCGACCCCGACGAACTGCTCAGCGCGATCAACACCATCGAGCACGACCACGGCAGGGTGCGCGACGTGCGCTGGGGCGACCGCACGCTCGACATCGACATCGTCGACTTCGGCGGGCTCCGCATCGACACCGACCGGCTCACCCTTCCCCACCCCCGCGCGGCAGAACGCGGATTCGTTCTCGTGCCGTGGCTCGAGATCGAACCGCTCGCGAGTCTGCTGCGGCACGGCCGGGTCGACGCCCTGCCCGCGGCCGGGCTTGACGACGTGCACCCCTATCCGGCGAGGCCTCTCCTGTGA
- a CDS encoding DUF3180 family protein: protein MTRTRPSLLVAVALLGAALGWLLETALVASGRATFIPPVTLAAALALIAVIVVVMALPVFRVVRGTAKSRIDPFYATRVVLLAKATSITGALLGGAAVAILVYLLTRSVTPPTASLGLSVATVVAGVLLLVGGLVAEKMCTLPPSDDDDSTHLPASQDHV from the coding sequence GTGACCAGAACCCGACCCTCCCTCCTCGTCGCCGTCGCCCTGCTGGGCGCCGCGCTCGGTTGGCTGCTCGAGACCGCGCTCGTCGCGAGCGGGCGGGCGACGTTCATCCCTCCGGTCACGCTCGCCGCGGCCCTCGCCCTCATCGCCGTGATCGTCGTCGTGATGGCGTTGCCGGTATTCCGCGTCGTCCGGGGCACAGCGAAGTCGCGCATCGACCCGTTCTACGCGACCCGCGTCGTTCTGCTCGCCAAGGCCACGAGCATCACCGGCGCGTTGCTCGGCGGAGCCGCCGTCGCGATCCTCGTCTACCTGCTCACCCGGTCGGTCACCCCGCCGACCGCCTCCCTCGGGCTCTCCGTCGCCACCGTCGTCGCCGGCGTGCTGCTGCTCGTCGGCGGGCTCGTGGCCGAGAAGATGTGTACGCTGCCCCCGAGCGACGACGACGACAGCACCCACCTCCCCGCGAGTCAGGACCACGTGTGA
- a CDS encoding PH domain-containing protein has translation MTDRLDLPEITWRRVSPRYIVVDVVGYIVFAVIMVGAGSAVAYFVGISWLWFVVAAIAVVFVVTIALTPRRVRAIGYQLRDDDVLFRRGILYQRFVAVPYGRMQLVDINRGPLDRLLGLAELKFVTAAAATGVTIPGLPEADAEELRDRLVALAESRRAGL, from the coding sequence GTGACCGACAGGCTCGACCTCCCCGAAATCACCTGGCGCCGCGTCTCGCCGCGCTACATCGTCGTCGACGTCGTCGGCTACATCGTCTTCGCGGTCATCATGGTCGGCGCGGGCTCCGCGGTCGCCTACTTCGTGGGCATCAGCTGGCTCTGGTTCGTGGTCGCCGCCATCGCGGTGGTGTTCGTCGTCACCATCGCGCTCACTCCCCGCCGCGTGCGGGCCATCGGCTACCAGTTACGCGACGACGACGTGCTGTTCCGCCGCGGCATCCTGTACCAGCGTTTTGTGGCCGTGCCCTACGGGCGCATGCAGCTCGTCGACATCAACCGCGGGCCGCTCGACCGCCTGCTCGGCCTCGCCGAACTCAAGTTCGTCACGGCCGCCGCGGCAACCGGTGTCACCATTCCCGGCCTGCCCGAAGCCGATGCCGAGGAGTTGAGAGACCGCCTCGTCGCCCTGGCCGAGAGCCGCAGGGCCGGGCTGTGA
- a CDS encoding PH domain-containing protein, translating into MTTFTDGEWHRLHPLTPLLRGGITFVAILGIIIVNLRDIFIDMLFGGRGGQSEPLVWLYESGYLGLGILAVVVALVVIVVVYYLSWRMNTFRITDEVVEVRSGVVFRRNRKGRLDRIQGINIARPFFARLFGAARLEVNVAGQDANIKLDYLTSGSADELRREILRLASGTKVAAAVAQVEAEIQGADAAGQPIPKGAAVSHLIDQRVTELLAPERDPDLAPPESVVTMHLGRLIGSLLLSGFTLFVIALIVGLGWAVAATGSFLFLIGVLPTIIGTGSFYVSRFTRSLRYSIAGTPDGVRIGFGLLSTSNETLPPGRIHSVQVTQPLLWRPFGWWEIKVNRASTSSAKGAAGQANTTILPVGNLDDVRKVLALVLPDLTDVETVALLERGMIARGATEGFTSSPRRARVWLWFSWRRNGFAMLPGAVVLRQGAVWRQLTIVPEARMQSVGMHQGPVSRSLRLASLRVHTVAGPIVPSLNGVDSVEAVRFFRDVADAAILSSSIDTSHRWRAAESPQPVEPVETPTPESLRE; encoded by the coding sequence GTGACCACGTTCACCGACGGCGAGTGGCACCGCCTGCACCCGCTCACCCCGCTGCTGCGTGGCGGCATCACCTTCGTCGCCATCCTCGGCATCATCATCGTCAACCTGCGCGACATCTTCATCGACATGTTGTTCGGCGGCCGGGGCGGCCAGAGCGAACCGCTGGTCTGGTTGTACGAGAGCGGCTACCTCGGACTCGGCATCCTCGCCGTCGTTGTGGCACTCGTCGTCATCGTCGTCGTCTACTACCTGTCGTGGCGCATGAACACGTTCCGCATCACCGACGAGGTCGTCGAGGTGCGCAGCGGTGTCGTCTTCCGTCGCAACCGCAAGGGACGCCTCGACCGCATCCAGGGCATCAACATCGCCCGCCCGTTCTTCGCCCGCCTGTTCGGCGCAGCCCGCCTCGAGGTCAACGTCGCCGGGCAGGACGCGAACATCAAGCTCGACTACCTCACCTCCGGGTCGGCCGACGAACTGCGACGCGAGATCCTGCGCCTCGCGTCGGGCACGAAGGTGGCGGCCGCGGTCGCCCAGGTCGAGGCAGAAATACAGGGGGCGGATGCCGCGGGCCAGCCGATCCCGAAGGGCGCTGCCGTCTCGCACCTGATCGACCAGCGCGTCACCGAACTGCTCGCACCCGAGCGCGATCCCGACCTCGCCCCGCCCGAGTCGGTCGTCACGATGCACCTCGGGCGCCTCATCGGGTCGCTCCTGCTCAGCGGTTTCACCCTGTTCGTGATCGCGCTGATCGTCGGACTCGGCTGGGCGGTCGCCGCCACCGGCTCGTTCCTCTTCCTCATCGGCGTGCTGCCCACCATTATCGGAACCGGCAGCTTCTACGTCTCCCGCTTCACCCGGTCGCTGCGCTACAGCATCGCCGGAACACCCGACGGCGTGCGCATCGGCTTCGGACTGCTCTCGACCAGCAACGAGACGCTGCCTCCCGGCCGCATCCACTCGGTGCAGGTCACCCAGCCGCTGCTCTGGCGTCCGTTCGGCTGGTGGGAGATCAAGGTCAACCGCGCCTCGACCTCCTCGGCGAAGGGTGCCGCGGGACAGGCCAACACCACGATCCTGCCGGTCGGCAACCTCGACGACGTGCGCAAGGTGCTCGCGCTCGTGCTTCCCGACCTCACCGACGTCGAGACGGTCGCGCTGCTCGAACGCGGCATGATCGCGCGCGGTGCGACCGAGGGGTTCACGAGTTCGCCGCGCCGCGCCCGGGTCTGGCTCTGGTTCTCCTGGCGCCGCAACGGTTTCGCCATGCTGCCCGGCGCCGTCGTGCTCCGGCAGGGAGCGGTCTGGCGCCAGCTCACGATCGTGCCCGAAGCGCGCATGCAGAGCGTCGGCATGCACCAGGGCCCGGTCTCCCGGTCGCTGCGGCTCGCGTCTCTGCGCGTGCACACGGTCGCCGGGCCGATCGTGCCGTCGCTGAACGGTGTCGACAGCGTCGAGGCCGTGCGGTTCTTCAGAGACGTGGCGGATGCCGCGATCCTCTCCTCCTCGATCGACACGAGCCACCGCTGGCGCGCCGCCGAGTCCCCGCAGCCGGTTGAGCCTGTCGAAACCCCCACCCCCGAAAGCCTCCGCGAATGA